In one window of Microplitis demolitor isolate Queensland-Clemson2020A chromosome 4, iyMicDemo2.1a, whole genome shotgun sequence DNA:
- the LOC103570438 gene encoding peripheral plasma membrane protein CASK isoform X2, which produces MLHWLNCLVISSCACGFWIRGPFSLVRKCVLRQTGQIFGVKIVDVAKFTSSPGLSTADLKREATICHMLKHPHIVELLETYSSEGMLYMVFEYMDGSDLCFEVVRRATAGFVYSEAVASHYMRQILEALKYCHENDIIHRDIKPQCALLAGKENSAPVKLRGFCVATQLPASSNNTENYTTEYRQYLSPKGQLYLKTDSEGRVGCRHFMAPEVIQRRQYGKPGDVWAAGVLLHVLLTGTLPFLGSGDRLRDAICRGRVQMESPIWDYISEPAKDLIERMLTVDVNHRITIQEVLNHKWLRDRDKGAARIHLSETIEELKKFNSRRKLKESVRKAIDSPKWHLDNSSDNFSDVGDDDIISKDAVDEILDSLDDIEILQESARLTRAEVLAAVDDYWLRGLLELYDRIETKIPTPTRPPPTDASIRLREVEELLRELELSKFRNIDLCDLHELQELLSQPHIKSLLQAHDVAGHEVYGEEATRVTPPPIFPYLNGVDDIEGQNGDMDVENVTRVRLVQFQKNTDEPMGITLKMNEDGKCVVARIMHGGMIHKQATLHVLDEIKEINGIPVANQSVNTLQKMLREARGSVTFKILPSYRIAPPPCEIFVRAQFDYDPLEDELIPCAQAGIAFKTGDILQIISKDDHQWWQARKDNVAGSAGLIPSSELQEWKISNMAMRKNKPEQDAEGEGGCSPHTEGCDSSTVNCSIFGRKKKQYKDKYLAKHNAVFDQLDLVTYEEVVKVPHEAFPRKTLVLLGAHGVGRRHIKNTIIARHPDKYAYPIPHTTRPPRNDEESGRNYYFVTHDEMMTDISANEYLEYGTHEDAMYGTKLDTIRKIHEEGKMAILDVEPQALKILRTAEFAPYVVFIAAPIVQNLNDYDGSLERLGKESDMLKQAYGHFFDLTIVNDDIDETIAQLEGAIDRIQKTPQWTPVRWVY; this is translated from the exons ATGCTGCATTGGTTGAATTGTCTGGTAATTAGCTCGTGTGCCTGTGGTTTTTGGATAAG gGGACCATTCAGTTTAGTAAGAAAATGTGTATTAAGACAAACAGGACAAATATTTGGTGTGAAAATAGTCGACGTAGCTAAATTTACATCAAGTCCTGGTTTAAGCACCGCTG atTTGAAAAGGGAGGCAACAATATGTCACATGTTAAAGCATCCACATATTGTGGAATTGTTAGAAACTTACAGTTCCGAAGGGATGCTCTACATGGTGTTCGAATA tatggATGGTTCAGACCTTTGTTTCGAAGTTGTAAGACGTGCAACTGCTGGATTCGTGTACAGTGAGGCCGTAGCTAg tcATTATATGAGACAAATATTAGAGGCATTAAAATATTGTCATGAAAATGACATTATTCATCGAGATATTAAACCACAATGTGCATTGCTAGCCGGTAAAGAAAATTCAGCGCCCGTTAAGTTGCGCGGATTTTGTGTTGCGACCCAACTGCCAGCCTCTTCAAATAAcacag AGAATTACACGACCGAGTATCGACAGTATCTGAGCCCGAAGGGGCAGCTGTACTTGAAGACCGATAGTGAGG gaagAGTAGGATGCAGGCATTTCATGGCGCCGGAGGTGATCCAACGTCGTCAGTACGGAAAACCTGGTGATGTTTGGGCTGCTGGTGTCTTATTGCACGTCTTGTTGACAGGCACATTACCATTTCTGGGGTCTGGTGATCGTTTAAGAGACGCAATATGTCGCGGGCGTGTGCAA atgGAATCGCCAATATGGGATTATATAAGTGAACCGGCGAAAGATTTAATCGAGAGAATGTTAACAGTTGATGTTAATCACCGAATAACGATACAAGAAGTTCTTAATCACAAGTGGCTTAga GATAGAGACAAGGGTGCTGCACGTATTCATTTAAGTGAAACAATTgaggaattgaaaaaatttaattctagaAGAAAGCTCAAGGAATCTGTTAGAAAAGCCATTGACTCACCAAAGTGGCATTTAGATAATTcaagtgataatttttcagaTGTGGGTGATGATGATATTATTTCCAAAG atgctGTAGATGAAATACTCGATTCTTTAGACGATATTGAGATTTTACAAGAGAGTGCGAGACTCACACGTGCCGAAGTACTTGCTGCTGTTGATGATTATTGGTTACGCGGGCTATTGGAG TTATACGATagaattgaaacaaaaataccAACGCCAACTCGTCCGCCACCAACGGATGCCTCAATTCGCTTGCGTGAAGTCGAGGAATTATTGCGGGAACTAGAATTATCTAAATTTCGTAATATTGATCTCTGTGATTTACATGAACTACAGGAATTGCTCAGTCAACCTCATATTAAG TCATTACTACAAGCTCACGATGTGGCAGGCCACGAAGTGTACGGCGAAGAAGCGACACGAGTCACTCCACCCCCGATATTCCCATACCTCAACGGCGTTGACGATATCGAGGGTCAAAATGGAGACATGGACGTCGAAAATGTCACAAGAGTTAGACTTGTacagtttcaaaaaaataccGACGAGCCCatg gggataacattaaaaatgaatgaagatGGTAAATGTGTGGTAGCGCGAATAATGCACGGCGGAATGATTCACAAGCAAGCAACCCTTCATGTACTAGATGAAATTAAAGAGATCAACGGGATCCCGGTTGCCAATCAGTCGGTTAATACGCTTCAGAAAATGCTC cgCGAAGCACGTGGCTCAGTGACATTTAAAATTCTGCCCTCGTATAGAATTGCACCGCCACCATGCGAG ATATTCGTACGCGCTCAATTTGACTACGACCCACTTGAAGATGAATTAATACCATGCGCGCAAGCAGGGATAGCTTTTAAGACAGGTGACATACTACAGATCATCAGTAAGGACGATCATCAGTGGTGGCAAGCAAGAAAAGACAATGTCGCGGGTTCCGCGGGTCTCATTCCTTCGTCGGAGCTCCAGGaatggaaaatttcaaatatggctatgagaaaaaataaaccagAACAAG ATGCTGAAGGGGAAGGTGGATGTTCACCTCACACCGAAGGCTGTGACAGCTCGACAG tcaattgCTCAATTTTTGGCCGcaagaaaaaacaatataaggACAAATATCTGGCAAAACATAACGCGGTATTTGACCAGCTGGATCTGGTTACATATGAGGAAGTTGTTAAAGTACCAC atgaAGCATTCCCCCGGAAGACACTAGTATTATTGGGAGCACATGGTGTTGGTCGTCGTCATATAAAAAACACAATAATTGCCAGGCATCCAGACAAATATGCCTATCCAATTCcgc atacAACGAGGCCTCCACGGAACGACGAAGAAAGTGGGCGCAATTATTACTTTGTCACACACGATGAAATGATGACTGATATCAGCGCAAATGAGTACCTTGAATatg ggACACATGAGGACGCGATGTATGGAACAAAATTAGatacaataagaaaaattcacGAAGAAGGAAAAATGGCGATTTTGGACGTCGAACCTCAAGCACTTAAAATATTACGTACCGCTGAATTTGCTCCTTATGTTGTTTTTATTGCTGCACCCATCGTACAAAATCTTAATGAC tacgACGGAAGTCTAGAGAGACTCGGAAAAGAATCAGACATGCTTAAGCAAGCGTACGGACACTTTTTCGACCTGACAATCGTCAACGACGATATTGACGAGACAATTGCACAACTGGAAGGAGCGATAGATCGAATACAGAAGACACCCCAGTGGACGCCCGTGAGATGGGTATACTGA
- the LOC103570438 gene encoding peripheral plasma membrane protein CASK isoform X5, which produces MADDEVLFDDVYELGEVIGKGPFSLVRKCVLRQTGQIFGVKIVDVAKFTSSPGLSTADLKREATICHMLKHPHIVELLETYSSEGMLYMVFEYMDGSDLCFEVVRRATAGFVYSEAVASHYMRQILEALKYCHENDIIHRDIKPQCALLAGKENSAPVKLRGFCVATQLPASSNNTGRVGCRHFMAPEVIQRRQYGKPGDVWAAGVLLHVLLTGTLPFLGSGDRLRDAICRGRVQMESPIWDYISEPAKDLIERMLTVDVNHRITIQEVLNHKWLRDRDKGAARIHLSETIEELKKFNSRRKLKESVRKAIDSPKWHLDNSSDNFSDVGDDDIISKDAVDEILDSLDDIEILQESARLTRAEVLAAVDDYWLRGLLELYDRIETKIPTPTRPPPTDASIRLREVEELLRELELSKFRNIDLCDLHELQELLSQPHIKSLLQAHDVAGHEVYGEEATRVTPPPIFPYLNGVDDIEGQNGDMDVENVTRVRLVQFQKNTDEPMGITLKMNEDGKCVVARIMHGGMIHKQATLHVLDEIKEINGIPVANQSVNTLQKMLREARGSVTFKILPSYRIAPPPCEIFVRAQFDYDPLEDELIPCAQAGIAFKTGDILQIISKDDHQWWQARKDNVAGSAGLIPSSELQEWKISNMAMRKNKPEQVNCSIFGRKKKQYKDKYLAKHNAVFDQLDLVTYEEVVKVPHEAFPRKTLVLLGAHGVGRRHIKNTIIARHPDKYAYPIPHTTRPPRNDEESGRNYYFVTHDEMMTDISANEYLEYGTHEDAMYGTKLDTIRKIHEEGKMAILDVEPQALKILRTAEFAPYVVFIAAPIVQNLNDYDGSLERLGKESDMLKQAYGHFFDLTIVNDDIDETIAQLEGAIDRIQKTPQWTPVRWVY; this is translated from the exons ATGGCGGATGACGAAGTGCTCTTCGATGATGTTTACGAGCTAGGAGAAGTTATTGGCAA gGGACCATTCAGTTTAGTAAGAAAATGTGTATTAAGACAAACAGGACAAATATTTGGTGTGAAAATAGTCGACGTAGCTAAATTTACATCAAGTCCTGGTTTAAGCACCGCTG atTTGAAAAGGGAGGCAACAATATGTCACATGTTAAAGCATCCACATATTGTGGAATTGTTAGAAACTTACAGTTCCGAAGGGATGCTCTACATGGTGTTCGAATA tatggATGGTTCAGACCTTTGTTTCGAAGTTGTAAGACGTGCAACTGCTGGATTCGTGTACAGTGAGGCCGTAGCTAg tcATTATATGAGACAAATATTAGAGGCATTAAAATATTGTCATGAAAATGACATTATTCATCGAGATATTAAACCACAATGTGCATTGCTAGCCGGTAAAGAAAATTCAGCGCCCGTTAAGTTGCGCGGATTTTGTGTTGCGACCCAACTGCCAGCCTCTTCAAATAAcacag gaagAGTAGGATGCAGGCATTTCATGGCGCCGGAGGTGATCCAACGTCGTCAGTACGGAAAACCTGGTGATGTTTGGGCTGCTGGTGTCTTATTGCACGTCTTGTTGACAGGCACATTACCATTTCTGGGGTCTGGTGATCGTTTAAGAGACGCAATATGTCGCGGGCGTGTGCAA atgGAATCGCCAATATGGGATTATATAAGTGAACCGGCGAAAGATTTAATCGAGAGAATGTTAACAGTTGATGTTAATCACCGAATAACGATACAAGAAGTTCTTAATCACAAGTGGCTTAga GATAGAGACAAGGGTGCTGCACGTATTCATTTAAGTGAAACAATTgaggaattgaaaaaatttaattctagaAGAAAGCTCAAGGAATCTGTTAGAAAAGCCATTGACTCACCAAAGTGGCATTTAGATAATTcaagtgataatttttcagaTGTGGGTGATGATGATATTATTTCCAAAG atgctGTAGATGAAATACTCGATTCTTTAGACGATATTGAGATTTTACAAGAGAGTGCGAGACTCACACGTGCCGAAGTACTTGCTGCTGTTGATGATTATTGGTTACGCGGGCTATTGGAG TTATACGATagaattgaaacaaaaataccAACGCCAACTCGTCCGCCACCAACGGATGCCTCAATTCGCTTGCGTGAAGTCGAGGAATTATTGCGGGAACTAGAATTATCTAAATTTCGTAATATTGATCTCTGTGATTTACATGAACTACAGGAATTGCTCAGTCAACCTCATATTAAG TCATTACTACAAGCTCACGATGTGGCAGGCCACGAAGTGTACGGCGAAGAAGCGACACGAGTCACTCCACCCCCGATATTCCCATACCTCAACGGCGTTGACGATATCGAGGGTCAAAATGGAGACATGGACGTCGAAAATGTCACAAGAGTTAGACTTGTacagtttcaaaaaaataccGACGAGCCCatg gggataacattaaaaatgaatgaagatGGTAAATGTGTGGTAGCGCGAATAATGCACGGCGGAATGATTCACAAGCAAGCAACCCTTCATGTACTAGATGAAATTAAAGAGATCAACGGGATCCCGGTTGCCAATCAGTCGGTTAATACGCTTCAGAAAATGCTC cgCGAAGCACGTGGCTCAGTGACATTTAAAATTCTGCCCTCGTATAGAATTGCACCGCCACCATGCGAG ATATTCGTACGCGCTCAATTTGACTACGACCCACTTGAAGATGAATTAATACCATGCGCGCAAGCAGGGATAGCTTTTAAGACAGGTGACATACTACAGATCATCAGTAAGGACGATCATCAGTGGTGGCAAGCAAGAAAAGACAATGTCGCGGGTTCCGCGGGTCTCATTCCTTCGTCGGAGCTCCAGGaatggaaaatttcaaatatggctatgagaaaaaataaaccagAACAAG tcaattgCTCAATTTTTGGCCGcaagaaaaaacaatataaggACAAATATCTGGCAAAACATAACGCGGTATTTGACCAGCTGGATCTGGTTACATATGAGGAAGTTGTTAAAGTACCAC atgaAGCATTCCCCCGGAAGACACTAGTATTATTGGGAGCACATGGTGTTGGTCGTCGTCATATAAAAAACACAATAATTGCCAGGCATCCAGACAAATATGCCTATCCAATTCcgc atacAACGAGGCCTCCACGGAACGACGAAGAAAGTGGGCGCAATTATTACTTTGTCACACACGATGAAATGATGACTGATATCAGCGCAAATGAGTACCTTGAATatg ggACACATGAGGACGCGATGTATGGAACAAAATTAGatacaataagaaaaattcacGAAGAAGGAAAAATGGCGATTTTGGACGTCGAACCTCAAGCACTTAAAATATTACGTACCGCTGAATTTGCTCCTTATGTTGTTTTTATTGCTGCACCCATCGTACAAAATCTTAATGAC tacgACGGAAGTCTAGAGAGACTCGGAAAAGAATCAGACATGCTTAAGCAAGCGTACGGACACTTTTTCGACCTGACAATCGTCAACGACGATATTGACGAGACAATTGCACAACTGGAAGGAGCGATAGATCGAATACAGAAGACACCCCAGTGGACGCCCGTGAGATGGGTATACTGA